One part of the Theropithecus gelada isolate Dixy chromosome 5, Tgel_1.0, whole genome shotgun sequence genome encodes these proteins:
- the CXCL8 gene encoding interleukin-8 — MTSKLAVALLAAFLLSAALCEGAVLPRSAKELRCRCIKTYSKPFHPKFIKELRVIERGPHCVNTEIIVKLSDGRELCLDPKEPWVQRVVEKFLKRAESQNS; from the exons ATGACTTCCAAGCTGGCGGTGGCTCTCTTGGCAGCCTTCCTGCTTTCTGCAGCTCTGTGTGAAG GTGCAGTTTTGCCAAGGAGTGCTAAAGAACTTAGATGTCGGTGCATAAAGACGTACTCCAAACCTTTCCACCCCAAATTTATCAAAGAACTGAGAGTGATTGAGCGTGGACCACACTGCGTCAATACAGAAATTAT TGTAAAACTTTCTGATGGAAGAGAGCTCTGTCTGGACCCCAAGGAACCATGGGTGCAGAGGGTTGTGGAGAAGTTTTTGAAGAg ggcTGAGAGTCAAAATTCATAA